ATCGAGCGAGTCAGTCCGGGACCGTATCTGGAACTGTATGGGCGGGAAGAGCAGCCAAACACCGGTTGGACCGTGTATGGAAACCAAGTAGAGCGGCGGCTGTTCTGATCACTCAAGGGAAGTATAGCCGCAACCGATGTGCAATCGGTTGCGGCAGCATGATTAATCTTCGCCAGGCAACATGATTGTGATGACGGGCGCTGCGTCATCACCTGGGCCACAGATCGATTTCAGCTCAATATCTTCCGACGAATCCTTCCCAGTGCAGATCGACACTTTGAAGCGAAGTGCGGACGAGTCCCGGACTTGCGGTGAAGACTTGATGGCGAAGCGGAGAACATTGAGTACGTCCCAAAGCCTGCCAGTTTCGTCTTGATCGTCAGCGCCGTCAGGGACAGCCACGCAATCGGCCCATGCCGCAGAAGTCAGCGCTACCGGGTATTTGAATCCTGCCTCCGCAGCCAGCTTGGACGCATCGACCAGGACACCATCAGCAATCGCCTGGGCTCGCGAATAAGAATGGATCAACTCGAAGTCGTTTGCTGCTGCATGAGGCGCGTCTTCGTCGAGATCATCGAGCATCGAGGTTGCGATCTCAAACCAGTCAACGCGCGACATGGCCGCAGACAGAAGGTCAGCGTACATCCCTTGGGTTAGCTGAGGGGCGTCGTTTTCAAGTGTCGTTTCCAGGCAACGAGCAAGTGACGCATTGACGTCTGATCCGGTTTCGCTCGCTCGAAGATCAACCGCTACACTTCGCCAAAAGAAATGCGATTCACGGTCGTTATCGATCCAGAGTTTTACCAGCCAAGTCTCTCGGTTTGTCCATCCGTTGTATTTTTCGTTGTCCATGTTCCTCGTTTGTTGAAAGACGCTCGCAAGTGTCGGCGTCTGTTGTTCAGTGGCACCCCACATTCGTTTCCGGCGGGGTGGGCCTTTTGAGCCGCCTGCGGTGAGGCCCACCCCGTTGGAAACGAAAGGAAATCGAGCGACGGACAGCGCCTATTCGCCAGGTGGGGTGGAGTGGGCAGGCCGTAGCCGGGTCAAGGTAGATAGCGCAGCGAACCTTGACGCGGTGAGAGGCCTGCGAATAGGTGGGGCGAATAAAGCTGGCAGTCGCGAGTCGGCTCGTGGGAGTGAGGCGAGTGAAGTCTGCAACGCAGACGCAGCGAACCGAACGTGGGGCGGTGGCCTTAAAACCGCCCAGATCTGAAAGTTCTCTGCCTTCGCCGTTGACGATTCAACGTCCAGAGTACATTATTTTAGAGGGTATTCAGGGGTTTTCCTGTGGCGAAACGGGGCTGCGGAAATGAAGAGGTTCGTTGCATTGGCTCGCGTGAGTAGTCGCGAGCAAGAAAGAGAGGGCTTTTCGCTGGCCGTCCAGGAAGAGGCACTGCGGCACTATGTGCAGAAAGTTGGCGGTGAAATTGTCCGAATGTTTCGGATTGCCGAGACGGCCAGCAAAACCGATGAACGCAAGGCGTTTCGCGAATTGGTGGCGTATGCCAAGAAGCATGCGTTCGAGTTGGATGGTTTGCTTTTCTACAAAGTCGACCGGGCTGCCCGAAACCTCTTCGACTATGTGGAACTGGAACGCCTCGAATCCGAATACGGCGTGCCGTTCATTTCTGTCTCGCAGCCAACCGACGACAACCCGGCCGGTCGGATGATGCGTCGCACGCTGGCCAACATGGCCAGCTTCTACACGGAACAGCAGTCAGTCGATGTTCGTGAAGGCTTGGCTCGACGGGTGCAGGAAGGCTGGTTCATCAGCAAGGCTCCCTATGGTTATCTCAACGTGCGTCAGGAAGGTCGGAGCATCGTGGAGATTTGCCCGGACGCTGGGCCGAAGGTCCGGCGGGTGTTCCATTTGTTCGCCTACGAGAACCTGACGCTCGATTCACTGATTGAACGACTGGAACGAGAAGGCATAACCTATCGCCCGAATTGCGCGAAGTTTGCCCGAAGTTCTCTGCATTCGATGCTGCATGATCGGTCCTACATTGGGGAAGTGCAGCACCACGGGCAGTGGTATCCGGGAAAACACGAACCGCTGGTGGACCATGCAACCTGGAGCCGCGTACAGGAATTGATCGGTGGGCATTTCTACCGTTCGCATGAACTGACCTACGGCGGCGAATTGATCAAGTGCGGGCATTGCGGTTATCCGATTACCGGCGAACGAAAATTCAAGCAGTCAAGCACGGGCGAGCGGGCTTACACTTATTATCGCTGTGCGAAATACAACCGCCCTGGGCATCCACGGACTCGGGTCCGTGAAGAAGCACTCGATCAGCAAGTGTTGGCCCTGTTTGACAAGATTCGAATTCAGGACGATTCGGTCCGCGATTGGTTTCGTGCCGTGCTGGCGTCACAGACGCGAGACCAGCAGCACGAAACTCGTTCCCAGCGTGAGGAACTTCAGCGACAAGTAACGATGGCGCTCGGCCAACAAGAGCGGGTAGTCAACCTTCGCGTTGACGGCGAGATTGATGCGGAAACATTTGCCAGGAAACAGGTCGAACTTCGTGACCGGCTGGCCGCTCTGAAGCTCCAAATGGATGCCGTAGACCGTTCCAACGATGAAATGGCAGACTTGGTCTCGAAAGTGTTTGAACTTTCGCAAACCCTTCGGGAGAAATGGCTTACCGCCGATTACCACTGTAAGCGTCGAATCCTCGAAATCATCTGTTTGAACTTTCGGCTCGACGACGTAACTCTATGCTACGAAATGAGAAAGCCCTTCGACGTTCTCGTCGAAGGGCTTCCTGTCCAGTGGAGTCGGGGCGACAGGATTTGAACCTGCGACCTCTTGACCCCCAGTCAAGCGCGCTAGCCAGGCTGCGCCACGCCCCGCTTCTGACAATACTCTAGTGGACTGCTCCCTCGGGTTCAACCGCGTCCGGACGGCAGTCGCGTGGAGTTTGTCCGAGACGCGGGGCGACGAAAGTAAGAAATGGCATTGCTTGTCAGGCATAGCAGGCCGGTTTCACGCCATTGCCCAGTGCGGCTGGGCCAATGAGAATGGAGATGCACCTTTTCTTTGTCCCATGGCGTTGATGGGCGTGTGATGGAAACAACCCTGTCCGGACGAACTGCTGTCGTGACCGGCGCCTCCAGCGGGATTGGCCAGGCCATTGCGGTCGCGTTCGCCGAGGCTGGGGCCGATTGCCTGGTGCATGCGCGGCGGAATCGGGCGGGGGCGGACGAGTCGGCGGCGTCGATTCGTTGCGCGGGCGGCGAGTCCGAAGTGATGTTGGCCGATCTGGCCGACGACGCTGCGATCGAGCCGTTCGCTGAAGCGGCCTGGAATTGGCGGCAGGGCGTCGATATTTGGGTCAACAACGCCGGGGCCGACGTGCTGACCGGCGATGCGGCGTCGTGGCCTTTCGAGCGCAAGCTGGAATGGTTGTGGCGCGTCGACGTCGTCGCCACGATGCAACTTTCGCGATCGATTGGCATGCGGATGAAGCAGCGGGGCGGCGGCGTTATTTTGAACGTCGGCTGGGACCGGGCGGAGTATGGCATGGCCGGCGACAGCGGGGAGTTGTTCGCCGCCACCAAAGGAGCCGTGATGGCGTTTTCCCGGAGCTTGGCGAAGTCATTGGCGCCGGAAGTGCGCGTGAATTGCCTGGCGCCGGGCTGGATTCGCACCGCCTGGGGCGACGAAGCGTCGGAGTATTGGCAACGGCGGGCAGAGTCGGAATCGCTGTTGCAACGCTGGGGTACGCCGGCGGAAATCGCGCAAGCCGCTTGCTTTCTGGCCTCGCCCGCTGCGTCGTTCATCACCGGGCAAATCGTTCCGATCAACGGCGGCTTGGCCTGATTCCTTCCTCTGTAGCCGCGGTCTGTGACCGCGACCGCGCAAGACGTCGTCTCACACCCAAACCTCGTCCATGCAACCCGAGCGGCTTCATTTCGTCACCGGCAAGCTGGCCGAGCCGTCGTTGCGGCGCGTGTTGGAAGATTTGGCGCCGCGCGCGGGGTTTTCGTATACCGTCGAGGTATTGAATATCACCGTCGCCGCGTTGATGACCTCGGACTGGGTGGCGCGGCGAATTCATGTGCCGGCCGACGCAACGCGCGTGCTATTGCCGGGGCTTTGCCAGGGAGACTTGCAACCGGTGCGCGAGGTCGCCGTGAAGCCCGTCGAGCTGGGACCGAAGGACCTGCGCGATCTACCGACACACTTCGGGCAATCGAAAGCCGCTCCGCCTGACTACGGGCGCTACGACATCGAGATCCTGGCGGAGATCAATCACGCGAATCGCTGGTCGCTGGACGCAATTCTGAGCTGGGCGGAACGCTTGCGCGGCGACGGGGCCGACGTGATCGACCTGGGCTGCACGCCGGGCGAGCCCTGGGAGGCGATCGGCGAGGCGGTCCTAGCGCTGCGGGAAGCGGGGCATCGCGTTTCAGTGGATTCATTTGTGACGCGCGAAGTTGCCGCGGCGACAGCAGCTGGCGCGGAGCTCGTGCTGTCGGTGAATCAGGCGAATCGCGAAGCGGCCGCCGACTGGGGTTGCGAAGTGGTGGCGGTGCCGGACGATCCGGCAACCTTGGCCGGGCTCGACGCCACGGTGGAGTTGCTGACGGCGCGCCGCGTGAAATTCCGGCTGGATCCGGTACTGGAGCCGATCGGGTTCGGATTTGCCGCGAGTTTGGCGCGCTATCATGAAGTGCGCCGGCGGTATCCCGAGGCCGAGATGCTGATGGGCATCGGGAACCTCACGGAATTGACCGACGTGGATTCCGCGGGCGTCAACGTGATGTTGCTGGCGTTCTGCGAGGAAGTCGGCGTCCGCAGCGTGCTCACGACCGAAGTCATCAACTGGGCAAGAAGCTCCGTGCGCGAGTGCGATCTGGCGCGAAGGCTCGTCTATCACGCGATCCGGCAACGCGTGTTGCCCAAGCACCTGGAACCGCGGCTGGTCATGTTGCGCGATCCGCGTCTGGTGGAATACGGCGAGGAGGGATTGGCACAACTCGCCGCGCAGATCAAGGACCGCAACTTTCGCGTATTCGTGGAGCGCGGCGAATTGCACCTCATCAATTCCGCGATGCACTTGCGCGGGCGAGATCCGTTCCAGTTGTTCACGCAGCTCCAGGCAACCGAGCCGAAACAACTCGACGCCTCGCATGCCTTCTACCTCGGCTACGAGCTCGCCAAGGCGGTTACGGCCATGACGCTCGGCAAGCAGTACACGCAGGACGAGGCCCTCGACTGGGGATTCTTGACCCTCCCGGAAAGCTCCGGGCGGCATCCCGATGGCGATCGCGCCGAATCATTGTGAATTTCGTTGTCGCGTTTTATACTCGCTCGGCCCCTTGAGCAGACCACACCTTGAGCAGGAACAATTTTTGATGAGCCGCGGAACCTGGATGTTGGGCCTAGCATTGATGTTGACGGGGACTTCGGCGGCCTGGGCGGATATCGTGCCCATCGCCGCGTTGCGCCAAGTCGCGTCAAGCGGCACGATCAACACGGTTGACGAAACGCTGAACCACTACGATATCGAGAGCGTCGACCATTTTGATGTGTTCGACGATTCCAGCGGCCTGGCGCTGCGCACCGAATTTGGCACGGCGACGGCGGACGGCTTCGCCAAGCACGTTTCGTCGCTCGGCGCCGACGAGATGCTGGTCTTCGTGACGTCCGACGCTTTCGTATCTGCGCCGAACGAGAATGACACGGCCTACGCCGGCGCCAGCAGTCGCTTCTCGCTGCGTTTCCTGGTCGATGCGCCGGGCCGCTACAAGCTGACCGCCACGGGCTATGCCTCGAACAATGGCACGGCGCTATTGCAAATGTCCGATGCGGACGAAAACCTCTTGGCGTACTACGATGCGCTCGATGCGTCGGCGTTTGAGTTGGAGTTGCATCTCCCAGCGGGCGAGTACGGCATGTCCGCTAACGCCGACAGCGGGGGATATTGGGAGTTTGGCTCCGGAGAGCCGGACGGACGATCGGGACTGGAAGTGGCGCTAGTGCAAGTTCCGGAGCCGGCAACGCTTGGCCTGGGCCTGTTCGCCGGGCTGGCGATGGCATCCATCGCAGCATTAAAGCGAACGCGAAGTTGAGCGCCTCGCTTACGGCGCCAGCGGCTGAGCTTCTTCGTCCTTGATCAGCCACACCTCCGAGACCTGGCAGCCGCGGCCGTTGTCGCCGCGCCCCGGTTCGCGATGCCATTGCAAAGTAAGTTTGCCTTCGGCCGTGGCAGCACGCGGAATGGGAAATTCGACAGGCCGAATGGGCGACGGTTTGTCGAACAACGGATGCACCTCGATGCCGTCGTTGGCCGTCAGGCGAATGCGCTTTTCCGGTCCGTCTCCAGCGTAGACGACGCGGAGGCGATACGTGGCGCCGGGATCGAGGTCCTCGTAATGCATGGTGAGCGGCGCATCGTTCATCGCTTCTGCGTGATCGAGCCAGGACGTTCGCCAGCGCTCCTCATCCACTGGATCGTTGTCGGAAACATTGTCCGGACCAGCGAAGCCGGCATGAGCCGATCGCAAGAACGATGGATCGGTGTCGAATCCTTCGCCGACGACCAGATGCGGCTGGCTGGAATAGTTGCCGAGATCGTCGTAAAACCCGCCCGGGCCAGGATTCGTCCAGTCCACGATTTCTTGCAGGCCTTGGCGGCGCGCCGCTTCATTTGGATTGCGGCGCAGGTCGGCGAAGCGTCGCTTCATCCAGAGGCGATTGTTGAGCGGATAGTCCACCGTATCGAGCGTGGCGCCGCGGCCGACGCCGATCGCATGGTAGCGCGGCACGGAAGATTGCAGGCGGATGCTCTGATAGAGCGCGTCGGCCAATTCGACGATATGCGCCCGGAGTTCCGGCGCGACGGGCAAGGCATGGGCGGCGTCGAGCGATTGTTCTGCCGCGTCCATAGCTGCGAGCGAGCCGGCCTTGTCCGCGGTGCGCAACAGGTCGAGCGCGTCGGCTTCATCGGAAATGGCGCGCAACAAACGCCGGTGCTCGTACGCGTCGTAATACGCGCGGTAGAGCGCCTGTTGAAACCGCCAATTGGCGAGCAACTTCGCATCGGCCGCGCGTTCCATCGCTTGAAATTGCCGTAGCGTCGTCTCGATCTGCTCATTCGAAGCCAACGGCGCGCGCCAGTTCCGCTCCAAGGCGAGCAGCCCTTGAGCGAAGTCGTCGCGCCACTTCGTGTCGATGAAGTAGCCGGAGTAGTCACGCAAGGCATCGATCACGGGCGCGTCGGGATCCCAGCCGAGGGCGCTCCACACAGTCTTGTTCACGTCGTCGTTGCAGCCTTCGGAGTAAGTGAGAAAGCCGACCGTGCCGGACTGCAATTGCCTGAAGATGTTTGCTTCGCCCAGCGGCCGCGGATTGATGCACTCGCGACCGTGCGCGACGGCCAACGCGAAGTCCCAATCCGGCACGGGATATTGGCACTGGCGGCTATGCGTGATGTCGGGATAACGCCGGACGGGATATTGCTTTGGCAACTGCGCGAGCAGTTCCGGCAGCGAGATGCGCACTTGCGGACCGAACACGATGCCATCCAACCAGGTCGGCTGCTCACGTCGCAGGATCTCGAGGAACTCATCGAGCCAGACTTGCGAGAAGCCTTGCGGCGACACCCACATTTCCGTTTGTGGATGCGTGCGCTGCAAGACCTGCTTCGCGCGCTCCAGGTAGGCCAACAGGTGCTTGGGCTGCGTGTGGCCAGGATCGCCGCCGGGGACAAACACGGCGTCAATCCGAGGCACCTTGGCGAACACTTCGCCCCATGCGCGCAGCTCCGACTCCACAGTCGCCGGGTTTGTGTAGTCGGCCGCCATGGCCGGATACCAGATCCAGACGTCGAGCGCGTACTTGTCAGCCAACTCCGACATGCCCGCCATCATCTCCAACGGCGGGCGCGGAAAATGCGGGCTAGTGGCGTCGTCGTCGGTGCGCGGAGGCAAGAGTTCCACGGCGTTTGCGCCAAAGACGATCAAGTCGCGATAGTATTGCTCCCATTGCGGCAGGTCCCAGGCGTCGTAACTGTTCGTCTTGGGACGATAGCCGAGTTGATGGCCGCGCAGCGAATACTTCGGCGACGTTGTCAAGTTCACATCGTCCCGCAACGACAGCTCGCCGCGCGCCATCTCCAACATGCGCAACAACCGCCCCACGCCGAAGAACACGCCGCGGTCGTCGTTGCCCAGAACAAATACCGCAGCCTGACCGTTCTCGCGCGCCGTGCGCAGCGTGTAACCTTCCGCAACGTTAGTCTTTCCATCCGGCGCTGGCAGCGCCTTAAATCGCGTCCCACCGAGAGACGGCGCAGCGCGATCTCCAACGACGATCGCCGTTGCCAAGTCGTCGCGCCAGACATTCACCACCGGCAATTGCACGCCGGTGCGCTTTTCGATTTCTTCCACCAACATCCGCGCGGCGGTGACGTGACGCGCGGAAGCGTTTTGCGCCACAATCACTTCGGCATGAGTAAGATTCAAGGTCTCCGCAAGCGCCGCGGCGCCATAGAGCAGTACCATCATCCATGCCAACGAAAACGAAAGACGATAAGTCATCGAGCGGGATCTCACGATGTTGAAGGTGAATTCGGCGGTGCGTCGGAATGTCGGTACCAGTGATGTCATGGCCAGAATCATAGTGAACATTTCGCGGACGACATCGAAGTAATCTACCCTCGGAGAGTCCAGTTCGCAAAATCCCCGCGCGAACACGGTCTATCAACAGCGAAGCGGCGCTGAGACGCCGGGCGCATCCAAACGACCGTTGCCTGATGCAGTTGCGGCGCGAAAAGTCGCGAAAGCGTCGTTCTGACTCGGAAAAGGGGGATTTGCCGTATCCCTTAGTCGATAAAGTGTTATACTTAGGCCATCTGGCTTGCCGACTCCAATTGCGGTTGCCGGTTCTACGCTGAATCGAGCGACTGTTCTTTCATTCGCCATCCCGGCTTGGCGGACCACCAGGTTGGTCCTTTTCTTGATAGCCCGGAATCAACGCGGGGCTGCCGCGTGATCCTTGTGCGTTAGCGCTTGGGGACCGGGAACTTCGGCGCGCGTGCGCGACGCGATCGCAATCAATCATTGCGCTGCGCGTGCGATTGCGCGAATGCGGCTTGCAGCCTCGTATCCTTTCTATTGCTTTTGCTGAGGACTCAAAAAAATGGCGCCAGCCACCGCAAGACATCAACTGATGAGCGACTTTCACGAACCCGTGCAACAAGCTGTCCGCGATGCCGCGCAGCAAGGCGTCACCGACGCGACGATGCTGTTGCTCGATCTGCGCGACGAGCGCGCCCAGAAAATGGCCGCCGACGTTGCGGAACTCGAAACGGTGCGCAACATCGTCTCCAGCGCCGAGCAAAACCAGTCGGCGCCGATTCTCGTCGCCTACGCACCATCGTCCCAAGCGGCCGCGCTGATGGAAGGACATAGCCGTAAGGCGAAGCGCAAATTCGCCGCCACGTTGCCCGCCAATCGCTTTCGTATGATCGTGGTCGGCGGCGGCGGCATCACGTGGGCGGTCGGCGCCGTCAGTGCGGGCGATACGTCAAGTCGCGTCCTCGGCTGATCTTCCAGCCGCGCCGCGAAGCATATGGTCAGTTTCCTGTCTCCAAACCAAGGAACGTAACATGGCCGGCGAACGCGGCGGGGACCGCCTGATTCAGCAACGAGTCGCTTTTCAACTCACGACGCGCGGCATTCGCAATCCCTGTCGCGTCGATGCCGCCGTCAAGGAAGGCGACGTGACCCTCACGGGGACGATTCAGTACGAACACCAACGCAAGGCGGCGACGCAAGCGGCGTCCGGCGTGTCCGGAGTGCGCCGCGTCAACGATCGCATGCTGGTGAAGCCCGTCGTCAAGCACTAGCTTCTCGTACGCCGCTGGCATTCGTTGCGTATTTGCACGTGCCCGCGGCGTGCTGCCGCTGGAAACCGATCCGGTCGACCGGCGGGTCTCCATGACGACTTCTGACGCGATCGTTTCCCGGTCGCTGCGACGCTGGCGACCCACGCGCGCCACGCCCCTGGGATAGTGGATTCGGGCTCGAATTCCGATTGGCGACGGCCTTTCAGGCGGCAACCTGAAAGATTCTTGGTAACAGGGATGGTCCCTCGTGCCATTCCTTCCTAGAACTGGTCGCAATCCGCCCAAAGCCAATCGAGGAATGACGCCATGGCACGCCTGAAATCCTTTAGCCGTCAGGGATTTGAACCGCTGGAAGACCGCAAGTTGATGGCCGTCGACTTGGGGGCCTCGAACTTCAGCCCGGCGCTGATGGGAGATGCCATCGAAGAACTGTCGACCGGCAACGCGGTCGGGTTTGGGTACGCGATCAACCTCAACGGAGACGCGAACGCGGCGGTGGGCAGCGGCGGGCAGGCCCGCCTGGCGATCGACGCGCCGGCGCGCAGTTTCAGCTCGCTCGTGGAATTGGAGGTGTCGAGCGTCTCCAAGCCGATCACGGCGACGGCCATTTTGCACTTTCTTCAATCGATGCCGGGCGGACTCGACGCGGCGCTCAAGACGAAGCTCGTCGACTACCTCCCCGGCGATTGGGATCCGGGCAGCAACGTGCAGCACATCTCGCTCCGGCACTTGCTCACGCACACGAGCGGCCTGTCCGAAACGAACAACGCGATCGGCGTGAACTTCGAGAACTACGGCAACAACACGTATGCCAACATCCAGAATCTGATCGAAACCGGACTGACGGCGCCGAACGTCGCGGCCGACAACGTTTTCGACGGACCGCGTTGGGACTTGAACGACGCCTCGGGGAACTACAACAACGTCAACTTCACGCTGTTGGCTCGAGTCGTGTTACCGAAGTTGATCACTCCCGCGATCAATCTGACCGCCGCCGCGTTTCCAGGCGCTCGCGATGCGGTATCCGGGCTCATTTACTCGAATTACGTCCAAAATGAAATCTTCGAGCCAATGGGCATCGACGGCGCCGATCTGTCGGGGAACGACGCCAATCCCGCCAAGGGCTATGATCTTGGGTCTAACGCAGCCGGCGGGTCGATGTCGAATCTTACGAGCCTCGGCGGCGCGTTCGGCTGGAAGCTTTCGGCCCGTGAACTGGCGACCTTCCTCGATGGCATTCAGCGCGATGGCAGCATTCTCTGGGCGTCGACCCGCAATATGCGCGACGCTCAGGAATTAGGTTGGTTCAACTCCGAGGACGCCTTCGGCGACTACTACTCGCACAACGGCGCCACGACGAGCGGCGGCGGAAAATTCCGTTCGCTGATCAGTGTGTTCCCCGGCGGCATCGAGGCGTCGTACTTGATGAATTCGGACGATGACGATCTGCCCGGCGGGTCGATCAGCGCGGTCCTCAAGAAGTCCTACGTCAACGGCTGGACGGATTTGACGGTCGCCGGCACCAGCGGCGTCGACACCTTCCAGGCGACGACCGTCATGGACAGCGGCAAGGAGGCCATTCGCGTCACGCTGAACGGCGAAGTGCAATTCACCCGTTGGATCGACGGCCTCGATTCGATCACGCTTAACGGCAGCCTGGGCAACGATACGTTCACGATCTCCGACTGGAATTCGTCGGTAGAGCTCATCATCAATGGCCAAGGCGACAACGATTCCGTCGGGCTGCTCTCCGGGCTCCGCAATATCGAACTCGTCAGCGGCATGACGTTCAACGGCGGTTCCGGACAAGACACGCTGCTGGCCTATGACCAGAACAACCCCTATTCGATGCCGGGGCTGAGCCAGTTGTACACGGTGAGCGACGAGGCGATCGTGCGTCACCGCGGCCTGTTCATCCAAAACGCGGGGCTCGTGCCCATTCCGGTCGTGGTGAACTACGCCCTCGTGGAGAACCTGGAACTGACGACCGGCGGCCTGGCCGACATCGTCAACGTCGCGAGCATGACCTCGGGCGACACCGAGATTCGCACCGGCGCCGGCAATGATGTCGTCCGCGTCGGTCAAACTGCCGCCAATCTGCAACTGGTCGATGGACTGTTCATCGACGGACAGACGGGCACCGACTCGATTGAATTATTCGACAGCAACAAGGTCATCGGCGACGATTTCTTCGGGCAGTACGACGTCGAAGCCACCAGCGTCACGCGTTATGTGACCGGCGGCTTTGTGATCAATCCGAACCCGCCGAAGTACACGGTCGATTTCGCGGGCATGGAAAACCTGGCGCTGACAACGACCGACGGCGCCGATCGCATCCGCGTCCATGGAACCACTTCGGGCGAGGTGATCATTCACGGCGGCGCCGGCAGCGACATCCTGACAACCACGCCTTCCACGCAAAACATGGAGCGGGTCCGCGACCTCAGCTTCTTCGGCGAAGCCGGCGTCGACGGGATCGTGATCAACGATCAACAGAATCCGTATAGCCACAAGACGCTCAGCCGCGAATATGACGTGAGCGCCTCCCAGGTGGCCCGTACGATGGCCGGTCGCGTCACGCCGTTGGCAGTGGACGTGTCGTACAACAGCGTCGAGAACCTGACGCTCAACACCGGCGATCAGGGAGATCACATCGACGTCGCGAATACGACCTCGGGCGAAGTCGTCATCCACGCCGGCCCCGGCAACGACTTTGTCAATGCCAGCACGACGTCCCAGAACATGGAGTCTGTCAACGATCTGATCGTCGACGGCGGCGCCGGGAACGACACGCTGAACATCCTCGACGCCAACAATCCCTACGACCTGGGTCCAGGCGGCGGCGTCTATGCGGTCACGACCGATGCCGTGTCCCGGTTTGACGAGCACATCCTATTCGAGAACGTCGCCGTGCCGGTCGATGTGCAATTCTCCGCGGTGGAGACGGTCGATCTCGACGCCGGCAACCAAGGCGACGTATTCAACGTGACCGGAACTGGCGGACCGGCGAATCTGACGCTCGACGGCAACGCCGGCGCCGACCAGTTCAACATCAAGAGCCCCGCCTTCGGAACGATCAACGTTCAAGGCGATGCCCCGATTCTCGCGCCGGGCGATAAACTCGTGGTCAACGAGGCCGGCGCGTATGCCACGGCGCCCATCCCGGGCATCTACGTGATCGGCTCGGGCGGCGTGACGCTCGGCCCTTCGAGCATCCACTACAGCGGCATTGAAACGACCGACATCCACAGCCAGGTCACGCTGCTCGGCGATACCGATGGTGACGGCGACGTGGACGTCACCGACCTGAACAATGTCCGCAACAATTTTGGCGGCGGCGGGCTCGGCGATACCGACGGCGATGGCGACGTCGACATTGCCGACCTGAACAACGTCCGCAACAACTTTGGCGACAGCCTGCCGTCGCCCAGTCCCGCCAGTGAATCGATGCTTGCCGATGAATCCGAAAGTGATTGGCAGGACGCGCTCGTGGACGCACAGTTTGCGTCCACGCCACTTTCGTCTCCTTCATCGGCCCGGCGCCTCAAGGCGGTCGACGAACTGTTTGCCTTGATTTGATAGGTAGTTCCAATATTGGCATCCGGCTCACCGGCGCGTAACGCTCGTCCCCGCGAGCAACGTCGCCGGTGA
The genomic region above belongs to Planctomycetia bacterium and contains:
- a CDS encoding serine hydrolase encodes the protein MARLKSFSRQGFEPLEDRKLMAVDLGASNFSPALMGDAIEELSTGNAVGFGYAINLNGDANAAVGSGGQARLAIDAPARSFSSLVELEVSSVSKPITATAILHFLQSMPGGLDAALKTKLVDYLPGDWDPGSNVQHISLRHLLTHTSGLSETNNAIGVNFENYGNNTYANIQNLIETGLTAPNVAADNVFDGPRWDLNDASGNYNNVNFTLLARVVLPKLITPAINLTAAAFPGARDAVSGLIYSNYVQNEIFEPMGIDGADLSGNDANPAKGYDLGSNAAGGSMSNLTSLGGAFGWKLSARELATFLDGIQRDGSILWASTRNMRDAQELGWFNSEDAFGDYYSHNGATTSGGGKFRSLISVFPGGIEASYLMNSDDDDLPGGSISAVLKKSYVNGWTDLTVAGTSGVDTFQATTVMDSGKEAIRVTLNGEVQFTRWIDGLDSITLNGSLGNDTFTISDWNSSVELIINGQGDNDSVGLLSGLRNIELVSGMTFNGGSGQDTLLAYDQNNPYSMPGLSQLYTVSDEAIVRHRGLFIQNAGLVPIPVVVNYALVENLELTTGGLADIVNVASMTSGDTEIRTGAGNDVVRVGQTAANLQLVDGLFIDGQTGTDSIELFDSNKVIGDDFFGQYDVEATSVTRYVTGGFVINPNPPKYTVDFAGMENLALTTTDGADRIRVHGTTSGEVIIHGGAGSDILTTTPSTQNMERVRDLSFFGEAGVDGIVINDQQNPYSHKTLSREYDVSASQVARTMAGRVTPLAVDVSYNSVENLTLNTGDQGDHIDVANTTSGEVVIHAGPGNDFVNASTTSQNMESVNDLIVDGGAGNDTLNILDANNPYDLGPGGGVYAVTTDAVSRFDEHILFENVAVPVDVQFSAVETVDLDAGNQGDVFNVTGTGGPANLTLDGNAGADQFNIKSPAFGTINVQGDAPILAPGDKLVVNEAGAYATAPIPGIYVIGSGGVTLGPSSIHYSGIETTDIHSQVTLLGDTDGDGDVDVTDLNNVRNNFGGGGLGDTDGDGDVDIADLNNVRNNFGDSLPSPSPASESMLADESESDWQDALVDAQFASTPLSSPSSARRLKAVDELFALI